The stretch of DNA TCATTACCGGTCATTTCTGGGGAAAGACCGGTCCAGTGCATGGTATCGTCACAGATCCACGATATCTGGATATCACCATGCCTCCCCGGAAACAACGTCGATTCAAAGTGAATCTGGAACACCATGCCTTTGCCTATGTCTTCTCGGGTTCAGGACAATTCAAAGATGCGTCGGCTCCTTTTCCTGTGCAGACCGAGTATGTCACCGAGAAGGGGGTCTCCGATCCAATTTCTTCCCATGTTGTTGAAAACAGGAATCTGGTTCTCTTTGACAGGGGAGATGAGATCTTTGTGGAATCGGGAGAAGAGGGGATGCGTTTCCTTCTTGTTTCTGGACAACCCTTGAAAGAGCCGGTTGCCTGGCATGGTCCCATCGTCATGAATACCAGGGAAGAACTGGTGCTGGCCTTTGAAGAGTATCAGAATGGTAATTTTATTAAGAAAAAACACAATTGATAAATTCCTAGTATGTAATTAAAAAACCATTTCATCTTTGAAGGTGACTTTTCCATTTTCCAGGAAAATTCTGATCAAATGAAGATGCATGTTTGCCGTTCCCAGGTTTTCATAGAAAAGGAACATGTTGTCATCATTCTCATGATTCCGTGATGATAAACTGCCGCACATATATTGGGAAAAACTATAACCGTTATATAAATCATTAGTTTTCATCAGTTCCAATTCATGTGTATGACCGCAAAAAACAAATTCAATCTTATGTGCTTGTACAAAGTCAATCAAACAGGCTGAGTTTTTGAGAGGGCATTCATCTGTTCCCAGTATCGAATAATGAGTCATCAACAGGGGTAAATCATATTCAGTCTCTTTTATCTTTTTTGAAACAGCCCTTAATACTTCTTTTTCAACATAACCATCATCATTATAAAGCTCATTGGAATCAATGCTGATGATCAAAATTACTGCACCATTGACCGAAACAGTCTCAAGAAAATTTATATCAGTAAAATTGTCTTTGACTTTGGTAATCTCCCTGTTTAAAAAGAGATGGTTCTTGCTGGTTTTGATTGTTTCAGAAACTCTAATAATTTCAGGATCAAAAATATGTTTTCGAAAAAGCTCATGAGATTGCATACTTCTTTTATCGTGATTTCCCAGAGTAGAGAACACATTCTTACATTTAATCCCTTGGAGGAATCTCCCGGCTTCTTCAAATTCACCTTCTAGACCATCAGTTGTATTATCACCGGTGTTAATGACGATATCCGCATCAAAGGAATTGATCTTGCTTATTAATATATCATTATTTCCA from Oceanispirochaeta sp. encodes:
- a CDS encoding metallophosphoesterase — its product is MNLLHITDLHFGPRHWDGNNDILISKINSFDADIVINTGDNTTDGLEGEFEEAGRFLQGIKCKNVFSTLGNHDKRSMQSHELFRKHIFDPEIIRVSETIKTSKNHLFLNREITKVKDNFTDINFLETVSVNGAVILIISIDSNELYNDDGYVEKEVLRAVSKKIKETEYDLPLLMTHYSILGTDECPLKNSACLIDFVQAHKIEFVFCGHTHELELMKTNDLYNGYSFSQYMCGSLSSRNHENDDNMFLFYENLGTANMHLHLIRIFLENGKVTFKDEMVF